From Candidatus Woesearchaeota archaeon, one genomic window encodes:
- a CDS encoding NAD-dependent epimerase/dehydratase family protein has protein sequence MKTVLITGGAGFVGSHIVDLLAENSYNVAAVDNLSAGVKENINEKAVFYNVDILDEKKLDEVFSREKPDFVIHQAAQVSVRKSMEDPIFDARVNMIGSANVFLLCKKYKVKKVVYAGSGGARYGEPKYLPCDEKHPCSPISPYGVSKYAAEHLLRVFCSDAGIDYSALCYSNVYGPRQDPNGEAGVVAIFLNNMLDGKECIINGDGDQTRDFVYVKDVAKANLMALERNTKEKIFNIGAGKETSVNELFNAVKKLLGKDAKASHGAAIPGEVYRIYLDVKLAEKELGWKAGCELEKGLKETISWFKGKINK, from the coding sequence ATGAAGACTGTGCTTATAACTGGCGGAGCAGGATTTGTAGGCAGCCACATAGTTGATTTATTGGCTGAAAATAGCTATAATGTTGCAGCGGTTGATAATCTGTCAGCTGGCGTTAAAGAAAATATAAATGAAAAAGCAGTTTTCTATAATGTTGATATTCTGGATGAAAAAAAACTGGATGAAGTTTTCAGCAGGGAAAAACCAGATTTCGTAATTCATCAGGCTGCTCAGGTAAGCGTCAGGAAATCAATGGAAGATCCGATTTTTGATGCCCGTGTTAATATGATTGGAAGCGCTAATGTTTTCCTTCTTTGCAAGAAATATAAAGTTAAGAAAGTTGTTTATGCCGGTTCTGGAGGGGCAAGATATGGAGAGCCTAAATACCTGCCCTGCGATGAGAAACATCCATGTTCGCCGATTTCACCTTACGGGGTTTCAAAATATGCTGCAGAGCATTTATTAAGGGTTTTTTGCAGCGATGCTGGAATTGATTACTCTGCCTTATGTTATTCCAATGTTTACGGGCCAAGGCAGGATCCGAATGGAGAAGCAGGAGTTGTTGCAATTTTTTTGAATAATATGCTCGATGGAAAAGAATGCATTATAAATGGCGATGGGGATCAAACCAGGGATTTTGTTTATGTGAAGGATGTTGCAAAAGCTAATTTAATGGCGCTTGAAAGAAATACAAAAGAGAAGATTTTCAATATAGGGGCAGGAAAAGAAACATCTGTTAATGAGCTTTTTAATGCAGTAAAGAAGCTTCTCGGCAAAGATGCAAAAGCAAGTCATGGAGCAGCAATTCCTGGCGAAGTGTATAGGATCTACCTCGATGTTAAGCTTGCTGAAAAAGAGCTTGGGTGGAAAGCAGGTTGTGAGTTGGAGAAAGGGTTAAAAGAAACTATTTCGTGGTTTAAGGGCAAAATTAATAAATGA
- the radB gene encoding DNA repair and recombination protein RadB codes for MKNILSTGSDALDLLLEGGYEKGIITTLYGPASSGKTCSCMLAAISVVKEGKKVIFIDSEGGFSVERFKQITSDYENILNGILFLKPMNFIQQKEVFEKLKDIINEKIGLVIVDTISMLYRLELASAENGYNVNNALVQQISFLSEIARDKNIPVLLTNQVYADFEDKTKVNMVGGDIMKYGSKCLIELRKDNFGRKAVLQKHRSIKEGKEVCFEIKNEGIIKATLL; via the coding sequence ATGAAAAACATCCTAAGCACAGGCTCTGATGCTCTTGATCTTCTTCTGGAAGGTGGCTATGAAAAAGGCATAATAACAACCTTATATGGCCCGGCAAGCTCAGGGAAGACATGCTCGTGCATGCTTGCTGCAATAAGTGTTGTAAAAGAAGGCAAGAAAGTAATTTTTATTGATAGCGAAGGCGGGTTTTCTGTTGAAAGATTCAAGCAGATAACTTCTGATTATGAAAATATACTTAATGGCATCCTGTTTCTGAAGCCGATGAATTTTATCCAGCAAAAAGAAGTTTTTGAAAAGTTAAAAGACATTATAAACGAAAAAATAGGGCTGGTTATTGTTGACACAATTTCAATGCTTTACAGGCTGGAGCTCGCATCAGCTGAAAACGGCTATAATGTAAATAATGCGCTTGTCCAGCAGATCTCTTTTCTCAGCGAGATTGCGCGCGATAAAAATATACCTGTTCTGTTAACTAATCAGGTTTATGCGGATTTTGAAGACAAGACAAAAGTAAATATGGTTGGCGGCGACATAATGAAATACGGGAGCAAATGCCTGATTGAACTAAGAAAAGACAATTTTGGCAGAAAAGCAGTTCTGCAAAAGCACAGATCAATAAAAGAAGGAAAAGAAGTGTGCTTCGAAATAAAAAATGAAGGAATTATAAAAGCTACTCTTCTGTAA
- the rpsB gene encoding 30S ribosomal protein S2 — MVIKLNKQVNNMTTEESFLVPQDIYLKSGIHIGTKFKTKYMEQFIYKTRPDGLSILNLQKIDERIAAAARFLAQFAPEDIIVVSRRENGWKPVKIFGDMTGATVFAGRYPPGMLTNPQLEIYREAKMLLVTDAWPDRNAVMDAIKIGIPVIALCDTNNQSNFIDLVVPCNNKGKKSLGLLFYILTREYMKLRGIIKSSEEFTKTADDFTEE, encoded by the coding sequence ATGGTAATTAAGCTGAACAAACAGGTGAATAATATGACAACTGAAGAATCGTTTTTAGTTCCGCAGGACATTTATCTGAAATCAGGAATACATATAGGAACAAAATTCAAAACAAAATATATGGAGCAGTTCATCTACAAGACAAGGCCTGATGGATTGTCAATCTTAAACTTACAAAAAATAGACGAAAGAATAGCGGCTGCTGCAAGGTTCCTTGCCCAATTCGCTCCTGAAGATATAATTGTTGTTTCAAGAAGGGAAAATGGATGGAAGCCAGTTAAGATTTTTGGCGATATGACTGGAGCAACAGTATTTGCAGGCAGATACCCTCCAGGAATGCTCACCAATCCTCAGCTGGAGATCTATAGGGAAGCAAAAATGCTGCTCGTCACAGATGCATGGCCTGACAGAAATGCTGTTATGGATGCCATCAAAATCGGAATTCCGGTTATTGCATTATGCGACACAAATAATCAGTCTAATTTCATTGATTTGGTTGTTCCGTGCAACAACAAAGGTAAGAAAAGCCTGGGCCTTTTGTTCTATATATTGACAAGAGAGTACATGAAGCTTAGGGGCATTATAAAAAGCAGCGAGGAATTCACCAAAACAGCGGATGACTTTACAGAAGAGTAG